The following proteins are co-located in the Planococcus plakortidis genome:
- a CDS encoding response regulator, which translates to MKKILIVDDQQGIRLLLKEVFERDGYETWIAGSGKEALELTESRCPDIVLMDMKMPGMDGIELLKRLKSRNHECKVIMMTAYGEMGVIEESMNWGVMGYFTKPFDVFELRDAVREAIGG; encoded by the coding sequence GTGAAAAAGATTCTAATAGTCGATGATCAACAAGGCATCCGCCTGTTATTGAAGGAAGTTTTCGAGAGGGATGGATACGAAACCTGGATTGCGGGCAGCGGCAAGGAAGCGCTGGAGCTCACTGAAAGCAGGTGCCCCGATATCGTGCTGATGGACATGAAAATGCCCGGGATGGACGGTATCGAGTTGCTGAAACGGCTGAAGAGCCGCAATCATGAGTGTAAAGTGATCATGATGACGGCTTACGGCGAAATGGGCGTAATCGAAGAATCGATGAACTGGGGCGTCATGGGCTATTTCACCAAGCCTTTCGATGTTTTTGAACTGCGCGATGCCGTCCGTGAGGCAATCGGCGGTTAA
- a CDS encoding DUF2529 family protein produces the protein MKILTTQLTGLFQRIAKDEEALEDTARLLAQAVIGEGRIHLAAFGELEAVAAAALNGPEMFESAVRFDPAAELSTADRVWILARKDEGDSLAQELAGRSIPFAMLTAESHANEAAHAFLSLNIDKGLLPGEDGGRIVIPHGLGALYAYHAVKITMDEMLAD, from the coding sequence TTGAAAATATTGACGACACAATTGACCGGCTTGTTCCAGCGCATCGCTAAAGACGAGGAAGCCCTGGAGGATACGGCGCGCCTTCTCGCGCAAGCCGTCATCGGCGAAGGCCGCATCCATCTGGCTGCTTTCGGCGAACTCGAAGCGGTCGCAGCCGCTGCGTTGAATGGTCCTGAAATGTTCGAATCCGCAGTACGCTTTGACCCAGCCGCTGAATTGTCGACGGCCGACCGGGTATGGATACTGGCCCGGAAAGACGAAGGCGATTCCTTGGCGCAGGAACTTGCTGGCCGTTCCATTCCTTTTGCGATGCTGACAGCTGAGAGCCACGCCAATGAAGCGGCCCACGCTTTTCTATCGCTGAACATCGACAAGGGCCTGCTGCCGGGCGAAGACGGCGGGCGCATCGTGATTCCCCATGGGCTTGGCGCTTTGTATGCCTATCACGCGGTTAAAATAACAATGGATGAAATGCTCGCGGATTGA
- a CDS encoding CTP synthase, whose product MTKYIFVTGGVVSSLGKGITAASLGRLLKNRGLSVTIQKFDPYINIDPGTMSPYQHGEVFVTDDGAETDLDLGHYERFIDINLNKYSNVTTGKVYSTVIQKERRGDYLGGTVQVIPHITNEIKDRLLRAAKTAQADVVITEIGGTVGDIESLPFLEAIRQMRSDLGREEVMYIHCTLIPYLGAAKEMKTKPTQHSVKELRSLGIQPNLIVVRTEYPVPQDMKDKIALFCDIKSEEVIESRDVDVIYEMPLRLQEQHMDQIVLDHFGIEAPEADMTEWNGLVEKVKSLKKSVKIGLVGKYVELQDAYISVVESLKHAGFAFDSDIEVDWINAEHVDAENVAETLKDCDGILVPGGFGDRGVEGKVLATQYARENKVPFFGICLGMQLASVEFARNIMNLDGAHSSELDPKTLYPVIDLLPEQKDIEDLGGTLRLGLYPAKLDKTSKAYEAYGEELVYERHRHRYEFNNEFREQFEKAGFKFTGTSPDGRLVEIVEVEDHPWFVACQFHPEFISRPNRPQPLFREFVRASLDNR is encoded by the coding sequence ATGACAAAGTATATATTCGTAACAGGTGGCGTCGTTTCATCATTAGGGAAAGGCATCACGGCCGCTTCTCTTGGGCGCTTGCTGAAAAACCGCGGGCTTAGCGTCACGATCCAGAAATTCGACCCATACATCAATATTGACCCGGGCACGATGAGCCCTTACCAGCACGGAGAAGTATTCGTTACCGACGACGGCGCGGAAACGGATCTGGACCTTGGCCATTACGAGCGCTTCATCGATATCAACTTGAACAAGTATTCGAACGTGACGACGGGGAAAGTCTACTCGACGGTCATCCAGAAAGAGCGCCGGGGCGATTATTTGGGCGGAACGGTCCAAGTCATCCCGCATATCACGAATGAAATCAAGGACCGCTTATTGCGTGCGGCGAAAACAGCTCAAGCCGATGTGGTCATCACGGAAATCGGCGGAACGGTCGGCGACATCGAATCGCTGCCATTCCTCGAAGCGATCCGCCAAATGCGTTCGGACCTTGGCCGCGAAGAAGTCATGTACATCCACTGTACCTTGATCCCTTACCTCGGCGCTGCAAAAGAAATGAAAACGAAACCGACACAACACAGCGTAAAAGAATTACGCAGCCTTGGCATCCAGCCAAACTTGATCGTGGTGCGCACGGAATATCCAGTGCCTCAAGACATGAAAGACAAAATCGCGTTGTTCTGCGACATTAAATCCGAAGAAGTCATCGAGTCCCGCGATGTCGATGTCATTTATGAAATGCCGCTTCGTTTGCAGGAGCAGCACATGGACCAGATCGTACTGGATCACTTCGGCATCGAAGCACCGGAAGCGGATATGACAGAATGGAACGGCCTCGTCGAGAAAGTGAAATCCTTGAAGAAATCCGTGAAAATCGGTCTTGTCGGTAAATACGTGGAACTGCAGGATGCGTATATTTCCGTCGTGGAATCATTGAAACATGCCGGGTTCGCATTCGATTCAGATATTGAAGTGGACTGGATCAACGCAGAGCATGTCGATGCAGAGAACGTGGCTGAAACGCTCAAGGATTGCGACGGCATCCTCGTGCCAGGCGGCTTCGGCGACCGTGGCGTGGAAGGGAAGGTCCTTGCAACGCAATATGCACGCGAGAATAAGGTGCCGTTCTTCGGTATCTGCCTCGGCATGCAGCTCGCTTCTGTGGAATTCGCACGCAATATCATGAACTTGGACGGTGCGCATTCGTCTGAACTGGACCCGAAAACTTTGTATCCGGTCATCGATTTGCTGCCAGAGCAAAAAGACATCGAAGATTTGGGCGGCACATTGCGCCTTGGCTTGTACCCAGCGAAGCTCGATAAGACTTCGAAAGCGTATGAAGCATACGGGGAAGAGCTTGTGTACGAAAGACACCGCCATCGCTACGAGTTCAACAATGAATTCCGCGAGCAGTTCGAAAAAGCCGGCTTCAAGTTCACAGGCACGAGCCCTGATGGCCGCCTCGTCGAAATCGTCGAAGTCGAAGACCACCCATGGTTTGTCGCATGCCAGTTCCACCCGGAATTCATCTCGCGCCCGAACCGACCGCAACCATTGTTCCGCGAGTTTGTTCGCGCATCATTGGACAACCGGTAA
- the rpoE gene encoding DNA-directed RNA polymerase subunit delta codes for MNIRELTKEELLEESFVDLTYAILEETKETKTFSELVAELQQLIGLSEEEMKTHLAQYYTDMNIDGRFLILGENRWGLREWYPVEQIEEESAPTVKARKKKKSKTADDDFDDLDLELEDELDFEDFGEDDGDVSSDDDDDDDDDDEASVKAPVVDLDYDAADDDDDVDEVEDVGVLVEDLDGNIIDEEDDEEDEDGLK; via the coding sequence ATGAACATCCGTGAATTAACGAAAGAAGAATTGCTAGAAGAGTCGTTCGTCGACTTAACATATGCCATTTTGGAAGAAACGAAAGAAACGAAAACTTTTTCAGAGCTTGTCGCTGAATTGCAGCAATTGATCGGCCTCTCCGAAGAAGAGATGAAAACGCATCTTGCCCAGTACTATACGGACATGAACATCGATGGCCGCTTCCTGATCCTTGGCGAAAACCGCTGGGGCCTTCGCGAGTGGTACCCGGTAGAACAGATTGAGGAAGAATCTGCACCGACGGTCAAAGCCCGCAAGAAAAAGAAATCGAAAACGGCAGACGATGATTTCGACGACTTGGACCTTGAACTCGAAGATGAATTGGACTTCGAAGACTTCGGCGAAGATGATGGCGACGTTTCTTCGGATGATGACGATGACGACGATGATGACGACGAAGCGTCTGTCAAAGCACCGGTCGTTGATCTGGATTACGATGCAGCCGATGACGATGACGATGTCGACGAAGTGGAAGATGTCGGCGTGCTCGTAGAAGACCTCGATGGCAATATCATCGATGAAGAAGACGACGAAGAAGATGAGGATGGGCTGAAGTAG